The following are from one region of the Anomaloglossus baeobatrachus isolate aAnoBae1 chromosome 5 unlocalized genomic scaffold, aAnoBae1.hap1 SUPER_5_unloc_12, whole genome shotgun sequence genome:
- the LOC142258820 gene encoding uncharacterized protein LOC142258820, with translation MAHTKEKPFSCSKCGKCFTKKSHLVNLQKVQTHENPFSSPQCEKCFARKSNLIDYQKYQTGKKLFSCSECGNCFNWKSELVRHQRFHTGEKPFSCSECGKCFNQKSDLVRHQRSHTGEKLFSCSECGKDFSQKSNLVLHQKIHTREKPFSCSECGKCFNQKSNLVMHQRSHTGEKPFSCSECGKGFSQKSDLVRHQKIHTREKPFSCSESGKCFNQKSDLVVHQRSHTGEKPFSCSECGKGFSRKSDLDRHQKIHTREKSFS, from the coding sequence atggCTCATACAAAggaaaaaccattttcatgttcaaaatgtgggaaatgttttaccaagaaatcacatcttgttaacctTCAAAAAGTTCAGACCCATGAAAATCCGTTTTCATCTCctcaatgtgagaaatgttttgctcgaaaATCAAACCTTATTGATTATCAAAAATATCAGACTGggaagaagctattttcatgttcagagtgtgggaattgttttaattggaaatcagaacttgtccggcatcaaagatttcacacaggggagaagccattttcatgttcagaatgtgggaaatgtttcaaccagaaatcagatcttgttaggcatcaaagatctcacacaggagagaagctattttcatgttcagagtgtgggaaagattttagtcagaaatcaaaccttgttttgcatcagaaaattcacacacgtgaaaagccattttcatgttcagagtgtgggaaatgtttcaaccagaaatcaaatcttgttatgcatcaaagatctcacacaggtgagaaaccattttcatgttcagagtgtgggaaaggttttagtcagaaatcagaccttgttagacatcagaaaattcacacacgggagaagccattttcatgttcagagagtGGGAAATGTTTcaaccagaaatcagatcttgttgtgcatcaaagatctcacacaggtgagaaaccattttcatgttcagagtgtgggaaaggttttagtcGGAAATCAGACCTtgatagacatcagaaaattcacacacgggagaagtcattttcatga